The Parabacteroides timonensis sequence ACCTTCTCCTCTAATATTGGTAGTTTTTCCGGTATTTGAGTTTGATTACCACACCAGGAAAAAGAACTGTTACAGTAATATTTTAGATACCAATTCAAACCGGATGCCAAACTAACAGGGGAATTCCCTCGTATCTGTATTTGCTGTCCGACAGAACTTAATTCAAAATAATCTTCCTCTGTCGGTAATATTTCCGTTTTAAATATAAACTGTTTTTCATATCCGGGAAGAACCCTTTTTACCAGATCCTCCAAAACATCAGTTGCTTTTACATTGCATACTGTTGCTACACAAAAAAGACCGATAAATAAAACTCTTATTTTCAAATTCTTCATATCAATCAAATATCATATCTAATGAAAACAACTCCCCGTCCGGGTATAGTTATTTCTATCTCTTTATTTTCTATCACAACTTGTTTATTATTCCATATATCATACAACCGAGAATTTTCTGTAAGAGTCAATACACTAATATCAAATTTCATATACTCTTTTCCAAAATCGGTTCTATTAAATATTCCTATCCACCCTTTATTCGATTCAATATCCTTTACCTTCCATATTTCCACTCCATCTTTTTCAAAAATGAGTTTTCCCATTTTTCCATTTTGATTACATGCCAGAATTTCCGGATTTATCAACAAACTGTAAGAATACTCATCCATTGTCAACAAATCACCTCCTATCATCAAAGGAGAAGCAGACAAAGCACGCATCGTGATAAATGTTTTCATTTGATCCTTACTTAACTCACTTTCCCTGGTATATCCTTTTCCCGCATATAAAGCACTTTTACTTATGTCTTCTTTGTTTAATGTAGCCGGAGACATTAATTGAAGTTTACCAAACGGTATCATATCCATATCCAGCCAAAATCCGGGAGTTTCATAACCACTCCATTTTTTCCATGCGGTGAAACATTTATCGATATCAGATTGTGTATCCCATACATCACCGGTCACACGCAACATATTGGCTTGTTTATAAACATCAATATATTCTACCGGAGCACGATCACCTGGAGATAAACTGATTACCATATCCCTGCCACACTGCTTAACAGCATGAACCAATGCCTCTATCTCTTTCGGATAAGGAACAATATCGTCTACCTTTATGAAATCGACACCCCATGCAGCCAATTGGTCAATTAAGCTGTTATAAAAAGTCTGTGCACCGGGTTTAGACATATCCACTCCATAATTATAATGACACCAGTTACAGATATTTACTGTATCTGCAATATCTCGTGCATGATAATCCGTTCCTTTAATAGGTAAATTCAACTCTACTGCCTTCCGAGGTATACCTCGCATCAGATGAAGGCCAAACTTCAACCCTTTTGCATGACATTTATTTATCAATTCAAGAAAGCCATTCGGAAAATAACAGATAGAAGGTTGTAACAATCCAAATTCATTAATATTTACATCTGAAGCATGTCGTTCTATAGAATAAATTGTTCCCGGCCGCAGTTTATATTCCCCAAACCAACCGTTATCTATCACAAAATATTCATAGCCGAAAGGCAGATATTTATCAGCCAATACTTCCAGATTATCAAATGCAGCCTTTTCGTGGAGATAGACTCCATAGCTATCAAAACTATTCCATCCCAAAGGAGGTTTTACAGCTAACGGACTTCCTTGAGCAAAACCACCACATACGTATAAAGGAAGTAAGGCTACTATAATCAATTGTTTAAATCTATTTTTCACAATTTTATATATTAGATCGGAGACAAATAATATGGCACACAGATAGAAGTCATTATAAAACAAATCTGTGTGCCATATCTATCCGAAGATATTTAATAACCCGGATTATTAACTCCTAAATTAGGATTCTTTATAAACTCTTCATCAGGAACTTTAAATAAGACATGATGCGGTTTTATGTTTGTTGCAGCTCTGGGATTTTCATCTTTCAAAGCCTGAACTGCATTATAAAGATAATCATACCCCCAATGGATCAGATACCAGCGACGGACACCTTCACCACATAATTCCCATCTGTTCTCGTTGACAATCGCCTTCTTTATCTCTTCTTTGGATAAAGAAGAGGCATAATTATGACTACTATCTCCAAATGCCCGTTCACGTAAAACATTTAATAATGCAATAGCTTCCGCCGGTTTGTTCAGCTCATTTGCAGCCTCAGCCTGAATAAGATAAAGCTCAGCTAAACGAATATGATGAATATCACGACTTCCATTATTAGCTTTTTCATCAAAAGCAATCCACTTCAACATATAATGCCCGGATCCACCGCCATCACCACCATCAAAAGTTATTTTTGTTCCGTCTGTCATCGTCAGTCCATTCCAATCCATTATATCCTTACGGGTATCGCCTGCTTCAAAGCTTGCCAAAAGATTTTTTGTCGTATTAAACATCCCCCATCCCTGAAACAACTCCCCTGAAGAAGAGACAATTGTTCCGTCTGGACGAATAGCCTTTTTTCCTTCTTTGAACAAAGCATCTACTTTTCCACTTTCATCACGTCCACGAGGGTTTGTAAAAGAATGGATCTGACTACCTTTAACATCTGTCAAACCGGGGATAACAAATATCAATTCATCATTAAACTTATTCTTGAAGTCAAATATCTGATTAAAATCATTCAATAATTTATGAGGAGACGATTGGATAACTTCTTTCGATAAATCATAAGCCTTCTGCCACTGGTTATCCAATAAACAAACTCGTGCCATTATAGATTTTGCACTCCAGGATGTTACACGACCTTGATCTTTCACCTCTCTTTTTCCAGGTAACGTACTAGCTGCATACTCCAGATCTGCAATAATTTGTTCCAATACTTCTGATTTCGGAGTACGTGCAACGGTAGAGACTTCTTCTACATTCAACTCATCCAGCCACATTGGAACATCTCCCCACATCAACACCAGGTTGTTATAGAAAAATGCTCTCAGGAAACGAGCTTCTGCTATAATACTATTTTTAAACTCTTCTTTCAATGCAGACTTTTCTGTACGAGCAATCACCATATTGGCCGAACCGATTGCCGCATAATGATTTTTCCAAAAAGTAGAATATTCAACTGTCGGAGCATCCATTTGGTAGTATTGATAAACATCTACACGCGGACTTTGTCTCGTAACCA is a genomic window containing:
- a CDS encoding glycoside hydrolase family 27 protein, producing the protein MKNRFKQLIIVALLPLYVCGGFAQGSPLAVKPPLGWNSFDSYGVYLHEKAAFDNLEVLADKYLPFGYEYFVIDNGWFGEYKLRPGTIYSIERHASDVNINEFGLLQPSICYFPNGFLELINKCHAKGLKFGLHLMRGIPRKAVELNLPIKGTDYHARDIADTVNICNWCHYNYGVDMSKPGAQTFYNSLIDQLAAWGVDFIKVDDIVPYPKEIEALVHAVKQCGRDMVISLSPGDRAPVEYIDVYKQANMLRVTGDVWDTQSDIDKCFTAWKKWSGYETPGFWLDMDMIPFGKLQLMSPATLNKEDISKSALYAGKGYTRESELSKDQMKTFITMRALSASPLMIGGDLLTMDEYSYSLLINPEILACNQNGKMGKLIFEKDGVEIWKVKDIESNKGWIGIFNRTDFGKEYMKFDISVLTLTENSRLYDIWNNKQVVIENKEIEITIPGRGVVFIRYDI
- a CDS encoding RagB/SusD family nutrient uptake outer membrane protein, which produces MKRIIINLLVLMVLSFNSCSNLLNEDPKDFVSPQGFFNTEDEVTSALYGVYGYLHDIYIGDYEKIFIADIGVDNMVTRQSPRVDVYQYYQMDAPTVEYSTFWKNHYAAIGSANMVIARTEKSALKEEFKNSIIAEARFLRAFFYNNLVLMWGDVPMWLDELNVEEVSTVARTPKSEVLEQIIADLEYAASTLPGKREVKDQGRVTSWSAKSIMARVCLLDNQWQKAYDLSKEVIQSSPHKLLNDFNQIFDFKNKFNDELIFVIPGLTDVKGSQIHSFTNPRGRDESGKVDALFKEGKKAIRPDGTIVSSSGELFQGWGMFNTTKNLLASFEAGDTRKDIMDWNGLTMTDGTKITFDGGDGGGSGHYMLKWIAFDEKANNGSRDIHHIRLAELYLIQAEAANELNKPAEAIALLNVLRERAFGDSSHNYASSLSKEEIKKAIVNENRWELCGEGVRRWYLIHWGYDYLYNAVQALKDENPRAATNIKPHHVLFKVPDEEFIKNPNLGVNNPGY